Proteins encoded within one genomic window of Desulfonatronospira thiodismutans ASO3-1:
- a CDS encoding YicC/YloC family endoribonuclease, producing the protein MTGYGSASMEKAQWNLNWEIKSVNSRHLDIKWKIPPALFYRQTGWEKILRKYASRGRVEIYLDMRILDPDKLGLEFDHPQAMAMIEELKKFASSTGYEFKPDLNVLLRMQSMWQEKSSSMDEELLSDLETCLEKALQKWNDSRKSEGEQLLMDLQERITRLKSSLAQLEDLAAGNTDQRFQELRSRVDRILGEINVEADQNRLLQELSLMADRLDVSEEITRLRAHLDSMHGLVATSGEMGRKLDFFLQEAFREINTCANKCQNTQMSKIAVDFKTELEKCREQAQNLE; encoded by the coding sequence ATGACCGGCTATGGCTCCGCCTCTATGGAAAAGGCCCAGTGGAACCTGAACTGGGAAATAAAAAGCGTCAACAGCCGCCACCTGGATATAAAGTGGAAGATCCCCCCTGCCCTTTTTTACAGGCAGACCGGGTGGGAAAAAATCCTCAGGAAATACGCCTCCAGGGGCCGTGTGGAAATATATCTTGACATGCGCATTCTGGACCCTGACAAGCTGGGCCTGGAATTTGACCACCCTCAAGCCATGGCCATGATAGAAGAGCTCAAAAAATTCGCCTCCAGCACCGGTTATGAATTCAAGCCGGATCTAAATGTTTTGCTGCGCATGCAGTCCATGTGGCAGGAAAAATCATCCAGCATGGATGAAGAGCTTCTGTCTGACCTGGAAACCTGCCTGGAAAAAGCCCTGCAGAAGTGGAATGATTCCAGGAAATCTGAAGGTGAACAGCTTTTAATGGACCTGCAGGAACGTATCACAAGGCTCAAGTCGAGCCTTGCTCAGCTTGAGGACCTGGCGGCCGGCAACACAGACCAGCGTTTTCAGGAACTGCGCTCCAGGGTGGACAGGATTCTGGGGGAAATAAATGTGGAGGCCGACCAGAACAGGCTTCTTCAGGAACTGAGCCTTATGGCGGACAGGCTTGATGTCTCCGAGGAAATAACCAGGCTCAGGGCTCACTTGGACTCCATGCACGGGCTTGTGGCAACAAGCGGCGAGATGGGCCGCAAACTGGATTTTTTTCTCCAGGAGGCCTTCAGGGAGATAAATACCTGTGCCAACAAATGCCAGAACACTCAAATGAGCAAAATAGCCGTGGATTTCAAAACCGAACTGGAAAAATGCCGGGAACAGGCCCAGAACCTGGAGTAG
- a CDS encoding DUF370 domain-containing protein has product MDSNIYKTRFRLLNIGYGNSVIISRVVSIVNPGSSPMRRLREDARERNMLIDATQGRKTRSILVMDSGHVILSAVQPETMAQRIKQLEARDES; this is encoded by the coding sequence ATGGACAGCAATATCTACAAGACCAGGTTCAGGCTTTTGAACATAGGTTACGGCAACAGCGTCATCATTTCCAGAGTGGTGTCCATTGTCAATCCGGGTTCATCGCCCATGCGCAGGCTCCGGGAGGATGCCAGGGAGCGCAACATGCTCATCGATGCCACCCAGGGCCGCAAGACCAGGTCCATCCTGGTCATGGATTCGGGACATGTTATTCTCTCGGCTGTACAGCCGGAGACAATGGCCCAGCGGATAAAACAACTGGAGGCCAGAGATGAATCCTAA
- the gmk gene encoding guanylate kinase produces MNPKGILLVISAPSGAGKSTLIRMLCRDYPGFGFSVSYTTRKPRENEVHGKDYFFVQKDEFQGLIAKNFFAEWAEVHGNFYGTPARQVLESIQEGRSLIMDVDIQGARQIKNNLQQGAYIFIFPPSLDDLRQRLMHRGSDTAGAVEKRLQNAAGEMLKSDFFDYWLVNDDLDSSYARLKAIVLAEMQRPFIRPDLARKIASGVHYDS; encoded by the coding sequence ATGAATCCTAAGGGTATACTCCTGGTTATAAGCGCTCCCTCGGGTGCTGGCAAAAGCACGCTGATCCGCATGCTGTGCCGCGATTATCCCGGATTCGGCTTTTCTGTTTCCTACACCACCAGGAAGCCCAGGGAAAATGAAGTGCACGGCAAAGACTACTTCTTTGTACAAAAGGATGAGTTCCAGGGGCTGATAGCAAAAAATTTTTTCGCTGAATGGGCCGAGGTGCACGGCAACTTCTACGGCACACCCGCCCGGCAGGTCTTGGAAAGCATCCAGGAAGGCCGCAGCCTGATCATGGATGTGGATATCCAGGGGGCCAGGCAGATTAAAAACAACCTGCAGCAGGGAGCTTATATCTTTATATTTCCTCCCTCCCTGGATGACCTCAGGCAAAGGCTCATGCATCGGGGAAGCGATACTGCCGGGGCAGTGGAAAAACGCCTTCAAAACGCTGCCGGCGAAATGCTCAAAAGCGACTTTTTTGATTACTGGCTTGTTAATGACGATTTAGACTCCTCCTATGCCCGGTTAAAGGCCATAGTCCTGGCTGAAATGCAAAGACCCTTTATACGCCCGGATCTTGCCCGGAAAATCGCCTCTGGAGTACACTATGACTCATGA
- the pyrF gene encoding orotidine-5'-phosphate decarboxylase, translating to MTHEPRVVVALDVSSREQALDLARTLRPATDWVKIGLELFTSCGPRIVQEIKDLDYNVFLDLKLMDIPNTVRKSVNNCIDLGVDMLTLHLLGGEKMINAAIDARDGRDFQARSRPALVGVTLLTSLDRSDLPWPESRSLYDVVLDLASRAGRWGLDGVVCSGGEAAGIKKSAMEGFCLVTPGIRPGENLEDQKRAVTPSMAMEAGATHLVIGRPVTASRDPLDSLMQIRRELSANLQGAAYGGHGKESA from the coding sequence ATGACTCATGAACCCCGGGTTGTCGTCGCCCTGGATGTCAGCAGCCGTGAGCAGGCCCTGGACCTGGCCCGCACCCTGAGGCCGGCTACTGACTGGGTGAAAATAGGCCTGGAGCTGTTTACTTCCTGCGGACCGCGAATCGTTCAGGAAATCAAAGATCTCGACTACAATGTCTTCCTGGACTTGAAGCTTATGGACATCCCCAATACTGTCCGGAAATCCGTAAACAACTGCATTGACCTGGGCGTGGATATGCTTACCCTGCATCTCCTCGGGGGAGAGAAAATGATAAACGCCGCCATTGACGCCAGAGACGGCAGAGATTTCCAGGCACGCTCCCGCCCGGCTCTTGTGGGGGTTACGCTGCTCACCAGCCTGGACAGGTCAGACCTGCCCTGGCCGGAATCCAGAAGCCTTTATGATGTGGTGCTGGACCTGGCCTCCAGGGCAGGAAGATGGGGGCTGGACGGAGTTGTCTGTTCCGGTGGCGAAGCTGCCGGTATCAAAAAGAGTGCCATGGAAGGCTTCTGCCTGGTCACACCGGGAATCAGGCCTGGTGAAAACCTGGAAGATCAAAAAAGAGCGGTCACGCCCTCCATGGCTATGGAGGCCGGGGCCACGCACCTGGTTATAGGCCGCCCGGTGACTGCATCCCGGGACCCATTGGATTCCCTGATGCAGATCAGACGAGAACTGTCAGCGAACTTGCAAGGAGCAGCTTATGGCGGACACGGAAAAGAAAGTGCCTGA
- a CDS encoding tetratricopeptide repeat protein — MADTEKKVPDNGRAGAPEEEKSRIQGVFSTQNLVKVGTGSTQKKTVQKMYWYVNQLDDENVEIQPLNVNYVPSGPKKIVPRDEILEKFSPEPEFYTYTVFPKMRELNKTIARGDRHRKKGESYSAEFEYNNALKVDIENIRANFGLGLTYLERGEKEKAQDIFERLVKLDAAFEDEHKHLFNEFGINLRKQKMYQQALEYYTKALDMVENDENLHYNVARAYFEFKKYDKTFEHLLETLKLNPEMEHAKKFIMYMKKHNMLPQDADAKIKQALGKKSRQEPAEKSN, encoded by the coding sequence ATGGCGGACACGGAAAAGAAAGTGCCTGATAACGGCCGGGCCGGGGCACCAGAAGAAGAAAAATCCAGGATCCAGGGAGTATTTTCCACTCAGAACCTGGTCAAAGTGGGTACCGGGAGCACTCAGAAAAAGACCGTCCAGAAGATGTACTGGTACGTAAACCAGTTGGACGATGAAAACGTGGAGATACAGCCTCTAAACGTAAACTATGTCCCATCAGGGCCCAAAAAGATAGTGCCCAGGGATGAAATCCTGGAGAAATTTTCACCTGAGCCCGAGTTCTACACCTACACAGTATTCCCCAAGATGCGCGAGCTCAACAAGACCATCGCCCGCGGAGACAGGCACCGCAAAAAAGGCGAGAGCTACAGCGCCGAATTCGAGTACAACAATGCCCTGAAAGTAGACATTGAAAACATCCGGGCCAATTTCGGGCTGGGACTGACCTACCTGGAGCGGGGAGAAAAGGAAAAGGCCCAGGATATATTCGAGCGACTGGTCAAGCTGGACGCAGCTTTCGAGGATGAACATAAGCATCTGTTCAATGAGTTCGGCATCAACCTGCGCAAGCAGAAAATGTATCAGCAGGCCCTGGAATACTACACCAAGGCCTTAGACATGGTGGAAAATGATGAAAATCTGCACTACAATGTAGCCAGGGCCTACTTTGAATTCAAGAAATACGACAAGACATTTGAACATTTACTGGAAACGCTCAAACTGAACCCGGAGATGGAGCACGCCAAAAAATTTATAATGTACATGAAAAAGCACAACATGCTCCCCCAGGACGCAGACGCGAAAATAAAGCAGGCTCTCGGCAAAAAAAGCAGGCAGGAACCAGCTGAAAAATCAAATTGA
- a CDS encoding HDOD domain-containing protein, with product MNQEQGQNFLHSLTRVKDDLPVSPAILREIFYKTEHSSSFSLDSISRTVASDQSLTTKVLSRANSAYYGFEARISSVSRAVALLGLSDLRRIILSISVGALSRKVRHQDLDLQVYWEHQSFTALMAREAAIMLGRRDAEDLMTCGLLHDLGKIITALYAPRVWAEIDAQARQEQRAHYLVETQYWGIDHALIGAMVLQLWHLPESLTEPVNWHHRPEFAPSEFRDKARILCLANNMEHSIRADSLHDIDQDLHQVLGLNPGDTRNTAMDIIAGNTMQELKEMFAA from the coding sequence ATGAACCAGGAACAGGGCCAGAATTTTCTACACAGCCTGACCAGGGTCAAGGATGATCTCCCGGTATCACCGGCCATATTGCGGGAGATATTTTACAAGACTGAGCATAGCTCCAGCTTTTCCCTGGACAGCATCAGCCGTACAGTGGCCTCGGATCAGTCCCTGACCACGAAAGTGCTCAGCAGGGCCAATTCCGCATATTACGGCTTTGAGGCCAGAATCTCGTCTGTATCCAGGGCAGTGGCTCTGCTGGGCCTTTCCGATCTGCGCAGAATAATCCTGAGTATCAGTGTGGGTGCCCTTTCCAGGAAGGTTCGGCACCAGGATCTGGACCTTCAGGTCTACTGGGAACACCAGAGCTTTACAGCCCTTATGGCCAGAGAGGCAGCCATCATGCTCGGACGCCGCGATGCAGAGGACCTCATGACCTGCGGGCTTCTGCATGACCTGGGCAAAATTATTACAGCCCTATACGCCCCCCGTGTCTGGGCAGAAATCGATGCACAGGCCAGACAGGAACAAAGAGCTCATTATTTGGTGGAGACGCAGTACTGGGGCATCGACCACGCCCTCATCGGGGCCATGGTGCTTCAACTGTGGCACCTGCCTGAATCCCTGACTGAGCCAGTCAACTGGCATCACCGGCCCGAATTTGCTCCCAGTGAATTCAGGGACAAGGCCAGGATTCTCTGCCTGGCCAACAATATGGAACACTCTATCCGTGCGGATTCACTTCATGATATTGACCAGGACCTGCACCAGGTTCTGGGGCTGAACCCCGGTGACACCCGGAATACGGCCATGGACATCATTGCCGGAAACACCATGCAGGAACTAAAAGAGATGTTTGCCGCATGA
- the recJ gene encoding single-stranded-DNA-specific exonuclease RecJ — translation MKRTSPVMNNTWNSRVNWKLIQTSASPAHIARLAEDLEISPALCSILHQRGMTSLEEMQFFLSPGLRYLQPLEDWPQLQQAADLIASSHDSGNRIAVWGDYDVDGITSAALLKDFFQSKGIDIRCYLPHRVQDGYGLNMAGMEKLAGEGIKTLITVDCGISHHSEISRARELGMHVILTDHHLPGSELPPANVIVNPQCSPCPYPGLAGVGSAFFLAAALNRTLPGPQMDIRDLLDLVALGTIADLVPLDRANRILVKNGLLLLSEGRRPGIYALKEASGLGGTDSIGAGQVGFALGPRINAAGRLDDPCQALELLLCRDLQQARTIAARLNTLNNERKKTEETILDMARQQANNYKDDSGLILFDPDWHPGVLGIVASRLVEEFYRPCLVLTRENGLIKGSGRSISGFNLYQGLCSLKSHLTGFGGHSQAAGLSLEPENLEELRTGFSRVISECIGPGPHQKEIVLDALLGLDELSPDFLQELELLQPFGPENPRPVFLSPPLKVLDQSLFGKDKHVRFDLKDPESGVKLRGQFWRQGRNLKETSLKGKNLTLAYTPGINVYQGLVSIRLNIREILEVS, via the coding sequence ATGAAAAGGACCTCTCCGGTTATGAACAACACCTGGAACTCCCGCGTCAACTGGAAGCTCATCCAGACCAGCGCTTCCCCTGCACACATTGCCAGACTGGCGGAAGATCTGGAAATCTCCCCTGCCCTGTGCAGCATACTGCATCAAAGAGGCATGACCAGCCTGGAGGAAATGCAGTTTTTTTTAAGCCCCGGTCTTCGCTACCTGCAGCCCCTGGAGGACTGGCCCCAGCTGCAGCAGGCAGCAGATCTCATAGCCTCTTCTCACGACTCTGGAAACAGGATCGCTGTCTGGGGCGACTACGATGTGGACGGCATCACTTCGGCAGCTCTGCTCAAGGATTTTTTCCAGTCAAAAGGAATAGATATCCGCTGCTATCTGCCTCACAGAGTACAGGATGGTTATGGCCTGAACATGGCCGGCATGGAAAAACTGGCTGGAGAAGGTATCAAAACCCTGATCACCGTGGACTGCGGCATATCTCACCACAGCGAGATTTCCAGGGCCAGGGAACTGGGTATGCATGTGATCCTCACGGATCACCACCTTCCCGGAAGCGAGCTGCCTCCTGCAAACGTCATAGTAAACCCCCAGTGCAGCCCGTGCCCCTATCCAGGCCTGGCCGGTGTAGGCTCTGCGTTTTTCCTGGCTGCAGCCCTGAACAGAACCCTCCCCGGGCCACAAATGGACATCCGGGATCTGTTGGATCTGGTGGCCCTGGGCACCATAGCCGACCTGGTCCCTCTGGACAGGGCCAACCGCATCCTGGTCAAAAACGGTCTTTTGCTTCTCAGTGAAGGTCGAAGACCCGGGATCTATGCCCTGAAAGAAGCATCCGGTCTGGGCGGGACGGATAGTATCGGCGCCGGTCAGGTGGGCTTTGCCCTGGGCCCCAGGATAAATGCCGCTGGCAGGCTGGATGATCCCTGCCAGGCTCTGGAACTGCTTTTATGCCGTGACCTGCAGCAGGCCCGCACTATTGCCGCAAGACTCAACACCCTGAACAACGAAAGGAAAAAGACCGAGGAAACCATCCTGGATATGGCCAGGCAGCAGGCAAATAATTATAAAGATGATTCAGGACTCATACTTTTCGATCCTGACTGGCATCCGGGGGTGCTGGGGATAGTAGCCTCCCGGCTGGTGGAGGAGTTTTACAGGCCATGCCTGGTTTTGACCCGGGAAAACGGCCTTATCAAGGGCTCCGGCAGGAGCATCTCCGGTTTTAATTTATACCAGGGCCTCTGCAGCCTGAAAAGCCACCTGACCGGATTCGGGGGACACAGCCAGGCAGCCGGCCTCAGCCTGGAACCAGAAAATCTGGAGGAGCTGCGCACCGGCTTCAGCCGTGTCATAAGTGAATGCATAGGTCCGGGGCCGCATCAAAAAGAAATTGTCCTGGATGCCTTATTGGGACTGGACGAGCTCTCCCCGGACTTTCTCCAGGAGCTCGAACTCCTGCAGCCCTTCGGGCCGGAAAATCCCAGGCCTGTCTTTCTGTCTCCTCCTCTCAAGGTATTGGATCAAAGCCTTTTTGGAAAAGACAAGCATGTAAGGTTCGACCTCAAGGACCCGGAATCCGGGGTAAAACTTCGCGGACAGTTCTGGAGGCAGGGACGCAACCTCAAGGAAACAAGCCTCAAGGGCAAAAACCTTACACTGGCCTATACCCCGGGGATAAACGTTTACCAGGGCCTGGTGAGCATCAGGCTGAACATAAGGGAAATTCTGGAAGTGTCCTGA
- a CDS encoding TVP38/TMEM64 family protein — protein MYSKSSLKVLILAIILLAGLYLQQSGIIDLSREIARAESLAELWWAPVVFIFAMGSLYTIAMPAAFFIWILGVIYHPWPATLMVIAGGALGSIGAYYFTGYLSTAVREKFARTQAFSLLRKNSGFFQLLAMRSLPGFPHVLINFSCGILQIPLAAYIYSTILGFAFKGYIYTTAVHNATHHVHESGNNIVSFQTVWPLLLLVVFSLGGIFIQKKILKNTC, from the coding sequence ATGTACTCTAAAAGCAGTTTAAAAGTACTTATCCTGGCCATTATTCTTTTAGCCGGCCTGTACCTGCAGCAAAGCGGGATAATCGATCTCAGCCGGGAGATCGCCAGGGCTGAAAGCCTGGCAGAACTTTGGTGGGCCCCTGTGGTGTTCATTTTCGCCATGGGCTCTCTGTACACCATTGCCATGCCGGCGGCATTCTTCATCTGGATTCTGGGAGTAATCTATCACCCGTGGCCTGCGACTTTGATGGTCATAGCCGGAGGAGCACTGGGCAGTATCGGTGCTTACTATTTTACCGGATACCTGTCCACTGCCGTACGGGAAAAATTCGCCCGCACCCAGGCCTTTTCCCTGCTGCGTAAAAATTCAGGCTTTTTCCAGCTGCTGGCCATGCGCTCCCTGCCGGGCTTTCCCCATGTGCTGATAAATTTCAGCTGCGGAATCCTGCAGATTCCCCTGGCCGCCTATATTTACAGCACCATCCTGGGTTTTGCCTTCAAGGGCTACATATATACCACGGCAGTTCATAACGCCACACACCATGTGCATGAGTCGGGCAACAACATAGTCTCTTTCCAGACCGTCTGGCCCCTGCTGCTGCTGGTTGTCTTCTCCCTGGGAGGTATATTTATCCAGAAAAAAATTTTAAAAAACACTTGCTAA
- the rhuM gene encoding RhuM family protein, translated as MSEQAVVRKSRTTAVDGKICQTNYYNLDVVISVGYRVKSLRGTQFRIWATQILKEHLVRGYTLNQRRLAEKGIEELKQALAIGGQYPG; from the coding sequence TTGAGCGAGCAGGCAGTTGTCCGGAAATCCCGGACAACTGCCGTTGATGGTAAGATATGCCAGACAAATTACTATAACCTCGACGTTGTGATTTCGGTTGGCTACAGGGTGAAATCCCTGCGCGGCACCCAGTTCCGCATCTGGGCCACGCAGATTTTGAAGGAGCACCTGGTGCGGGGCTATACCCTGAATCAGCGGCGTTTGGCTGAGAAGGGCATCGAAGAGCTGAAGCAGGCCCTGGCTATTGGTGGCCAATACCCTGGGTAA